In the Athene noctua chromosome 25, bAthNoc1.hap1.1, whole genome shotgun sequence genome, one interval contains:
- the KRT222 gene encoding keratin-like protein KRT222 isoform X2 produces the protein MDVARLLRELGAARDTLLTGHQIKSIISAGARLEEATIKRMDKDAEALKAARAELCEARRQWHHMQIEIESLHAVEKGLERSLRATERQYHVQLQNLEAEIECLEKELLEVRRGIGKQLREHEILLNTRMKLEEEIATYRSLLEQEENRFRCSIPDQKADKKPTTSKIAFTLPSNGVKQDETEKVELMTKQAVLDGNVMKESAEAHGTVQTEKVDEVIKEWEGSFFKDNPRLRKKSVSLRFDLHLAATDEGCLHAKKKTLPDIEVRLVMRRSCSIPSIKP, from the exons ATGGACGTGGCCCGGCTCCTCCGTGAGCTCGGGGCAGCGAGGGACACGCTCCTCACCGGCCATCAGATAAAGAGCATCATCTCCGCGGGGGCGCGG CTAGAAGAAGCTACAATTAAAAGAATGGACAAAGATGCAGAAGCATTGAAGGCGGCCAGAGCAGAACTCTGTGAAGCGAGACGGCAGTGGCACCACATGCAGATCGAAATCGAATCTCTCCATGCTGTG GAAAAGGGTTTGGAACGTTCATTGCGTGCCACAGAGCGGCAGTACCACGTGCAGCTACAAAATTTAGAAGCGGAGATTGAATGCTTAGAGAAAGAGCTACTGGAAGTGAGAAGAGGTATTGGGAAGCAGCTTCGAGAGCATGAAATTCTCCTGAACACCAGGATGAAACTAGAGGAGGAGATAGCCACATACCGCAGCCTGCTTGAGCAAGAAGAGAACAG gttTCGTTGCTCTATACCTGACCAGAAGGCTGACAAAAAGCCTACCACTAGCAAGATCGCCTTTACGCTGCCTTCAA ATGGTGTAAAGCAGGATGAAACTGAGAAGGTGGAACTGATGACAAAACAAGCCGTCCTCGATGGAAATGTTATGAAGGAAAGCGCTGAAGCTCATGGCACTGTACA GACAGAAAAAGTGGATGAAGTCATTAAAGAATGGGAAGGTTCTTTCTTTAAGGACAACCCTCGCTTAAGGAAAAAATCGGTTTCATTGCGCTTTGATCTGCACCTCGCAGCAACGGATGAAGGATGTTTGCACGCTAAAAAGAAAACTCTTCCTGACATTGAAGTCAGGCTGGTAATGAGGAGATCTTGCAGTATTCCTTCTATCAAACCTTAA
- the KRT222 gene encoding keratin-like protein KRT222 isoform X1 yields MDVARLLRELGAARDTLLTGHQIKSIISAGARLEEATIKRMDKDAEALKAARAELCEARRQWHHMQIEIESLHAVEKGLERSLRATERQYHVQLQNLEAEIECLEKELLEVRRGIGKQLREHEILLNTRMKLEEEIATYRSLLEQEENRFRCSIPDQKADKKPTTSKIAFTLPSSDTSAFSFTDGVKQDETEKVELMTKQAVLDGNVMKESAEAHGTVQTEKVDEVIKEWEGSFFKDNPRLRKKSVSLRFDLHLAATDEGCLHAKKKTLPDIEVRLVMRRSCSIPSIKP; encoded by the exons ATGGACGTGGCCCGGCTCCTCCGTGAGCTCGGGGCAGCGAGGGACACGCTCCTCACCGGCCATCAGATAAAGAGCATCATCTCCGCGGGGGCGCGG CTAGAAGAAGCTACAATTAAAAGAATGGACAAAGATGCAGAAGCATTGAAGGCGGCCAGAGCAGAACTCTGTGAAGCGAGACGGCAGTGGCACCACATGCAGATCGAAATCGAATCTCTCCATGCTGTG GAAAAGGGTTTGGAACGTTCATTGCGTGCCACAGAGCGGCAGTACCACGTGCAGCTACAAAATTTAGAAGCGGAGATTGAATGCTTAGAGAAAGAGCTACTGGAAGTGAGAAGAGGTATTGGGAAGCAGCTTCGAGAGCATGAAATTCTCCTGAACACCAGGATGAAACTAGAGGAGGAGATAGCCACATACCGCAGCCTGCTTGAGCAAGAAGAGAACAG gttTCGTTGCTCTATACCTGACCAGAAGGCTGACAAAAAGCCTACCACTAGCAAGATCGCCTTTACGCTGCCTTCAAGTGA tacatctgcattttcttttacagATGGTGTAAAGCAGGATGAAACTGAGAAGGTGGAACTGATGACAAAACAAGCCGTCCTCGATGGAAATGTTATGAAGGAAAGCGCTGAAGCTCATGGCACTGTACA GACAGAAAAAGTGGATGAAGTCATTAAAGAATGGGAAGGTTCTTTCTTTAAGGACAACCCTCGCTTAAGGAAAAAATCGGTTTCATTGCGCTTTGATCTGCACCTCGCAGCAACGGATGAAGGATGTTTGCACGCTAAAAAGAAAACTCTTCCTGACATTGAAGTCAGGCTGGTAATGAGGAGATCTTGCAGTATTCCTTCTATCAAACCTTAA
- the KRT222 gene encoding keratin-like protein KRT222 isoform X3, whose protein sequence is MDKDAEALKAARAELCEARRQWHHMQIEIESLHAVEKGLERSLRATERQYHVQLQNLEAEIECLEKELLEVRRGIGKQLREHEILLNTRMKLEEEIATYRSLLEQEENRFRCSIPDQKADKKPTTSKIAFTLPSNGVKQDETEKVELMTKQAVLDGNVMKESAEAHGTVQTEKVDEVIKEWEGSFFKDNPRLRKKSVSLRFDLHLAATDEGCLHAKKKTLPDIEVRLVMRRSCSIPSIKP, encoded by the exons ATGGACAAAGATGCAGAAGCATTGAAGGCGGCCAGAGCAGAACTCTGTGAAGCGAGACGGCAGTGGCACCACATGCAGATCGAAATCGAATCTCTCCATGCTGTG GAAAAGGGTTTGGAACGTTCATTGCGTGCCACAGAGCGGCAGTACCACGTGCAGCTACAAAATTTAGAAGCGGAGATTGAATGCTTAGAGAAAGAGCTACTGGAAGTGAGAAGAGGTATTGGGAAGCAGCTTCGAGAGCATGAAATTCTCCTGAACACCAGGATGAAACTAGAGGAGGAGATAGCCACATACCGCAGCCTGCTTGAGCAAGAAGAGAACAG gttTCGTTGCTCTATACCTGACCAGAAGGCTGACAAAAAGCCTACCACTAGCAAGATCGCCTTTACGCTGCCTTCAA ATGGTGTAAAGCAGGATGAAACTGAGAAGGTGGAACTGATGACAAAACAAGCCGTCCTCGATGGAAATGTTATGAAGGAAAGCGCTGAAGCTCATGGCACTGTACA GACAGAAAAAGTGGATGAAGTCATTAAAGAATGGGAAGGTTCTTTCTTTAAGGACAACCCTCGCTTAAGGAAAAAATCGGTTTCATTGCGCTTTGATCTGCACCTCGCAGCAACGGATGAAGGATGTTTGCACGCTAAAAAGAAAACTCTTCCTGACATTGAAGTCAGGCTGGTAATGAGGAGATCTTGCAGTATTCCTTCTATCAAACCTTAA